Proteins encoded within one genomic window of Haladaptatus sp. QDMS2:
- a CDS encoding branched-chain amino acid ABC transporter permease: MPCGEYFTDYGSRMGLFRWRTQRIALALALPIPFLLPFVLGGGTVSLLSKIYIFAIAVLGLNVILGYAGEIVLAQGAFMAIGAYSTSRMLGTGAGLLPSMVIGGLVAAGVAVAFGLPAFRVKGFYIAISTLALQFIAEWFFLNDKATFIHGGVQQSIPVDVGLIGGFVSVSSRTDIYFVALVSMLLFAMLSLNLSRTGIGRSFRAVHENDLAAAVLGINVFQNKLLAFAIGGFMIGFSGGLYAIWIGFLDPGFFTIELTLEHYVMLLFGGLGRVWGALLGVAVVSFLLDYLRNFFTAYAGDATALIPVIFGAVIIIVLAVEPKGVLAALGQLKEYLRKWPYAY, from the coding sequence ATGCCCTGCGGTGAGTACTTCACGGACTACGGGTCACGGATGGGCCTGTTCCGCTGGCGAACCCAGCGCATCGCGCTGGCACTCGCCCTGCCGATTCCGTTCTTGCTCCCGTTCGTGCTGGGCGGCGGGACGGTGTCGCTGCTGTCGAAGATTTACATCTTCGCCATCGCGGTGCTCGGCCTGAACGTCATCCTCGGCTACGCCGGGGAAATCGTCCTCGCGCAGGGGGCGTTCATGGCGATCGGCGCGTACAGCACCTCGCGGATGCTCGGGACGGGGGCGGGACTGCTGCCCTCGATGGTCATTGGCGGCCTCGTCGCCGCGGGCGTCGCGGTGGCCTTCGGCCTGCCCGCCTTCCGCGTCAAGGGCTTCTACATCGCCATTTCGACGCTCGCCCTGCAGTTCATCGCCGAGTGGTTCTTCCTGAACGACAAGGCGACGTTTATCCACGGCGGCGTCCAGCAGTCGATTCCCGTGGACGTCGGCCTCATCGGCGGGTTCGTCTCGGTGAGTTCGCGGACGGACATCTACTTCGTCGCGCTCGTCTCGATGCTTCTCTTTGCGATGCTCTCGCTCAACCTGAGTCGGACGGGCATCGGCCGGTCGTTCCGTGCGGTCCACGAGAACGACCTCGCGGCCGCCGTGCTGGGCATCAACGTGTTCCAGAACAAACTGCTCGCGTTCGCCATCGGCGGGTTCATGATTGGCTTCTCCGGGGGCCTCTACGCCATCTGGATTGGCTTCTTGGACCCCGGCTTCTTCACCATCGAGCTGACGCTGGAACACTACGTCATGTTGCTGTTTGGCGGCCTCGGACGGGTCTGGGGCGCGCTGCTCGGCGTGGCCGTCGTGTCGTTCCTGCTCGATTACCTGCGGAACTTCTTCACGGCGTACGCCGGCGACGCGACGGCGCTGATTCCCGTCATCTTCGGCGCGGTCATCATCATCGTGCTGGCCGTCGAGCCAAAGGGGGTGCTGGCTGCGCTCGGCCAGCTCAAGGAATATCTCAGGAAGTGGCCATACGCCTATTAG
- a CDS encoding branched-chain amino acid ABC transporter permease translates to MVDAGNLFATIVAGIGIGAIYALIAMGFSLIYKVTGVLNFAQGQLALVGAYFVAIFAAPSIVWFVPSGSVAGLGGIGALVATILVGILLGILLERAIFRFFIGEPVLSVIIVTLALGGIFSGFIRFLVGPNFRAYPASILPDWNVPLPLGAEISGPFAIGVVLSLAVVIALMLFFRYTVTGSILRAAASDQQAAMALGVSIERTIIIAWTLSIAITAIGGILLAMANGGAGFNIETTGIIIFVAVVFGGLDSVPGAFIGAIVVGLLQELGTFYVEPIVGPGFGPVLPLIFLLFIIVVLPYGLFGTERIERI, encoded by the coding sequence ATGGTTGACGCTGGCAACCTCTTCGCGACCATCGTCGCGGGCATCGGTATCGGCGCAATCTACGCGCTCATCGCGATGGGGTTTTCGCTCATCTACAAGGTGACCGGCGTGCTCAACTTCGCCCAGGGGCAGTTGGCGCTCGTCGGCGCGTACTTCGTCGCTATCTTCGCCGCGCCGAGCATCGTCTGGTTCGTCCCATCGGGGTCGGTGGCCGGACTTGGCGGCATTGGCGCGCTAGTGGCGACCATTCTGGTCGGCATCTTGCTCGGCATCCTGTTAGAACGCGCCATCTTCCGCTTTTTCATCGGCGAACCCGTGCTGTCGGTCATCATCGTCACCCTCGCGCTGGGTGGCATCTTCAGCGGGTTCATCCGCTTCCTCGTCGGGCCGAACTTCCGGGCGTATCCCGCCTCGATTCTACCCGACTGGAACGTTCCGCTCCCGCTCGGCGCGGAGATAAGCGGACCGTTCGCCATCGGCGTCGTGCTCTCGCTGGCCGTCGTCATCGCGCTCATGCTGTTCTTCCGTTACACCGTCACGGGGTCGATTCTCCGGGCGGCGGCGTCAGACCAGCAGGCCGCGATGGCCCTCGGCGTCTCCATCGAGCGCACCATCATCATCGCGTGGACGCTGTCGATTGCCATCACCGCAATCGGCGGCATCCTGCTCGCGATGGCCAACGGTGGGGCCGGGTTCAACATCGAAACCACCGGCATCATCATCTTCGTCGCCGTCGTGTTCGGCGGGTTGGACAGCGTGCCGGGAGCGTTCATCGGCGCAATCGTCGTTGGCCTCCTCCAGGAGCTGGGGACGTTCTACGTCGAGCCAATCGTGGGGCCGGGCTTTGGCCCCGTCCTGCCGCTCATCTTCCTGCTGTTCATCATCGTCGTGTTACCCTACGGCCTGTTCGGCACCGAACGCATCGAGAGGATTTGA
- a CDS encoding AMP-binding protein encodes MAQDEMATGVTVDRVANAPEGDIDIVSDRSLPEILIDHVAKHGDDVALRWKQFGIWQEFTWTAYYDRVRWFALGLEEYGFGDGDVLFTIGYNRPHQLWAWLGAMSLGGMAAPNYQDMLPEEIGKQLELLSPRIVFAEDQEMVDKVLSVADDAPGLETIIYRDERGMFRYEQDDPQIVSYADVEARGRERLESGEVDGDYLEERIRAVNPQSPAMLSPTSGTTGTPKRVQLSHFNFVNLANAAIEIDPLPKESDYFSYLPMAWVGEQMILIAAAFVGGWTANFPEQPDTEREDLREIGPEIIFSSPRTYEAWVADIKAKIENTTRLKRWSYEKAMDWGRAYAEYVTGEKADQDPPATLRAKNWLAYWLVYRPILDKIGLKRAKNVYTGGGPLGEEHFQYYHALGVRLKQIWGQSEVCGFVTMHRDGDIQPDTVGQVFPNVEVGLTPGGELVVRGPVVTSGYYNQPEKTASAIEDGWLHTDDFGDITEDGHVKVFDRMDDVLELADGTAIAPISVETKLKFNPYIKEAMVVGDSRDYLAAVLNIRYDNVAEWADQRDIQYTGYRDLTQKPEVLDLITEVVEETNERLEGNEIRKFIVLFKEFDPDDGELTRTGKIRRKVVGERYASLVEDIYSDKEACEIDITITYQDGRETREHGEMAIIDLESPGEAVATDGGEN; translated from the coding sequence ATGGCCCAGGACGAGATGGCAACCGGCGTGACCGTAGACCGCGTGGCGAACGCCCCCGAGGGCGACATCGACATCGTTTCCGACCGGTCGCTGCCCGAGATTCTGATAGACCACGTCGCGAAACACGGCGACGACGTCGCACTTCGCTGGAAGCAGTTCGGCATCTGGCAAGAGTTCACCTGGACGGCCTACTACGACCGCGTCCGGTGGTTCGCCCTCGGCCTGGAGGAGTACGGATTCGGCGACGGTGACGTACTGTTCACGATTGGCTACAACCGCCCCCACCAGCTGTGGGCGTGGCTCGGCGCGATGTCCCTCGGCGGGATGGCCGCGCCGAACTACCAGGACATGCTGCCCGAAGAAATCGGGAAGCAACTCGAACTCCTTTCCCCGCGCATCGTCTTCGCGGAGGACCAGGAGATGGTGGACAAGGTGCTCTCCGTCGCGGACGACGCCCCAGGCTTAGAGACCATCATCTACCGCGACGAACGCGGGATGTTCCGCTACGAGCAGGACGACCCACAAATCGTCAGCTACGCCGACGTGGAGGCACGTGGCCGCGAACGACTGGAGAGCGGCGAGGTCGATGGGGACTACCTCGAAGAGCGAATTCGCGCCGTGAACCCACAGTCGCCGGCGATGCTCTCGCCAACGAGTGGAACGACGGGCACGCCAAAGCGGGTGCAACTGTCGCACTTCAACTTCGTCAACCTCGCGAACGCGGCCATCGAAATCGACCCGCTTCCGAAGGAATCGGACTACTTCTCGTACCTGCCGATGGCGTGGGTCGGCGAGCAGATGATTCTCATCGCCGCCGCGTTCGTCGGCGGCTGGACGGCGAACTTCCCCGAACAGCCCGATACCGAGCGCGAAGACCTGCGAGAAATCGGCCCGGAAATCATCTTCTCCTCGCCGCGCACCTACGAGGCGTGGGTCGCGGACATCAAGGCGAAAATCGAGAACACGACCCGCCTCAAGCGGTGGTCCTACGAGAAGGCGATGGACTGGGGTCGGGCCTACGCCGAGTACGTCACCGGCGAGAAGGCAGACCAGGACCCACCCGCGACGCTGCGGGCGAAAAACTGGCTCGCCTACTGGCTGGTCTACCGCCCGATTCTCGACAAAATCGGGCTGAAGCGCGCGAAGAACGTCTACACCGGCGGCGGCCCGCTCGGCGAAGAACACTTCCAGTACTACCACGCCCTCGGGGTGCGCCTCAAGCAAATCTGGGGCCAGTCCGAGGTCTGTGGGTTCGTGACGATGCACCGCGACGGCGACATCCAACCCGACACCGTCGGGCAGGTGTTCCCGAACGTGGAAGTAGGCCTCACGCCGGGTGGCGAACTCGTGGTTCGCGGCCCCGTGGTCACCTCCGGCTACTACAACCAGCCCGAGAAGACGGCTTCGGCCATCGAGGACGGCTGGCTCCACACCGACGACTTCGGCGACATCACCGAGGACGGTCACGTGAAGGTGTTCGACCGGATGGACGACGTGCTCGAACTCGCCGACGGAACGGCAATCGCACCCATCAGCGTCGAGACGAAGCTGAAATTCAACCCGTACATCAAGGAGGCGATGGTCGTCGGCGACAGCCGCGACTACCTCGCTGCGGTGCTCAACATCCGCTACGACAACGTCGCGGAGTGGGCAGACCAGCGCGACATCCAGTACACCGGCTATCGCGACCTGACCCAGAAACCCGAGGTGCTCGACCTCATCACCGAGGTGGTCGAAGAGACCAACGAACGCCTCGAAGGCAACGAGATTCGAAAGTTCATCGTCCTGTTCAAGGAGTTCGACCCCGACGACGGCGAACTCACGCGGACGGGGAAGATTCGCCGCAAAGTCGTCGGCGAACGCTACGCCTCGCTCGTCGAGGACATCTACAGCGACAAAGAAGCATGCGAAATCGACATCACCATCACGTATCAGGACGGCCGCGAGACGCGCGAACACGGCGAAATGGCGATTATCGACCTCGAATCACCCGGCGAAGCCGTCGCCACCGACGGAGGTGAAAATTGA
- a CDS encoding ABC transporter ATP-binding protein has protein sequence MSQSTFDVRGEPPVPPEEAALGCKNITKTFGAVTAVDDVSISIQKGEWVSIVGPNGAGKTSLLNVINGFYEPDPGGQVFLGGQDVTTMKSHQRARNGLGRTFQGLELFESEDVIENIITVKSISRRPNLLEAMLFYWGGRDIEEKNMREVEEIIDYLELWEYRHSPISSLPLGIRRRVDLARALALDPDVILLDEAMSGLTFEEKYDMVRFLTDLYEERGLTVVMIEHDLEVVTDVSDRMIVLQEGAVIARGPPEAVTADPLVAEVYTGVD, from the coding sequence GTGAGCCAATCGACCTTCGACGTGCGGGGCGAGCCGCCGGTTCCACCGGAGGAAGCCGCCCTCGGCTGTAAGAACATCACCAAAACCTTCGGCGCGGTGACGGCCGTCGACGACGTTTCGATTTCCATCCAAAAAGGCGAGTGGGTCTCCATCGTCGGCCCGAACGGGGCTGGCAAAACGAGCCTGCTCAACGTCATCAACGGCTTTTACGAACCCGACCCCGGCGGCCAGGTGTTCCTCGGCGGGCAGGACGTGACGACCATGAAGTCCCACCAGCGGGCGCGAAACGGTCTCGGGCGCACCTTCCAGGGTCTCGAACTGTTCGAGAGCGAGGACGTTATCGAGAACATCATCACGGTCAAGTCCATCAGCCGTCGCCCGAACCTGCTGGAGGCGATGTTGTTCTACTGGGGTGGCAGAGACATAGAGGAGAAAAATATGCGAGAGGTCGAGGAGATAATCGACTATCTCGAACTCTGGGAGTACCGCCATAGCCCGATTTCGAGCCTCCCGCTCGGGATTCGCCGCCGTGTCGACCTCGCGCGGGCGCTCGCGCTCGACCCCGACGTCATCCTTCTGGACGAAGCCATGAGCGGTCTCACGTTCGAGGAAAAGTACGACATGGTGCGGTTCCTGACCGACCTCTACGAGGAGCGAGGCCTGACCGTCGTTATGATCGAACACGACCTCGAAGTCGTCACGGACGTCTCAGACCGAATGATCGTCTTACAAGAGGGCGCGGTTATCGCCCGTGGGCCACCCGAGGCAGTTACCGCGGACCCACTCGTCGCGGAAGTGTACACGGGGGTCGACTGA
- a CDS encoding ABC transporter ATP-binding protein, with amino-acid sequence MTQSESQTTESGVGDQPETPPVVELDNAEIVYDRHFLAVQGVSMAANEGDIIALLGPNGAGKSTILKMISGIGRTERGEVSRGRIYFDGEDVTNFGTNEMVSRGVTHILEGRRSFRDLTVEENLRCGLYRQGRRLNFSEEDYELAFSYFPQLNDIMNLKAGYASGGEQQMLVIARALLHRPRLLLLDEPSLGLAPKLVRDIFETLVEINHKEDITMIIADQNAKRTLDIADYGYVMENGQIELHDPADKLKNREEIKEFYLGTSREEGRYTDIRHYKIRKRWT; translated from the coding sequence ATGACCCAGAGCGAGTCACAGACGACTGAATCGGGAGTGGGCGACCAGCCAGAAACCCCACCGGTTGTCGAACTCGACAACGCAGAAATCGTCTACGACCGCCACTTCCTCGCAGTACAGGGAGTGTCGATGGCGGCCAACGAGGGCGATATCATCGCCCTGCTCGGCCCCAACGGCGCGGGCAAAAGTACCATCCTCAAGATGATTTCCGGCATCGGCCGGACCGAACGCGGCGAGGTGTCTCGCGGTCGCATCTACTTCGACGGCGAGGACGTCACCAACTTCGGGACGAACGAGATGGTCTCTCGCGGCGTGACCCACATTCTCGAAGGCAGACGGTCGTTTCGCGACCTGACGGTCGAGGAGAACCTCCGGTGTGGCCTCTACCGACAGGGCCGTCGCCTCAACTTCAGCGAGGAGGACTACGAACTCGCGTTCTCCTACTTCCCGCAACTCAACGATATCATGAATCTGAAGGCGGGGTACGCCTCCGGCGGCGAACAGCAGATGCTCGTCATCGCACGCGCCCTGCTCCACCGGCCGCGGCTCTTGTTGCTCGACGAACCGTCGCTCGGTCTCGCGCCGAAACTGGTGCGCGACATCTTCGAGACACTCGTCGAAATCAACCACAAGGAGGATATCACGATGATTATCGCAGACCAGAACGCCAAACGCACACTCGACATCGCAGACTACGGCTACGTCATGGAAAACGGGCAAATCGAACTCCACGACCCCGCGGACAAGCTCAAGAATCGCGAGGAAATCAAGGAGTTCTACCTCGGAACGAGTCGTGAAGAAGGGCGCTACACCGACATTCGCCACTACAAGATCCGCAAACGGTGGACCTGA